From the Photobacterium sp. GJ3 genome, one window contains:
- the prpB gene encoding methylisocitrate lyase, whose product MKPGQRFRQAVTDNHPLQIVGTINPYCAMMAKQVGHQAIYLSGGGIANASYGLPDLGITTLNDVTEDVRRITAACDLPLLVDIDTGFGGAFNIARTTREMERSGAAAVHMEDQVAQKRCGHRPNKAIVSQAEMVDRIKAAVDARHDESFVVMARTDALAVEGMDAAIERAIACVEAGADMIFPEAMNTLAQYRQFVDAVQVPVLANITEFGQTPLFSCDELAEQGVGMVLYPLSAFRAMNQAALNVYQHLRADGHQRQVVDQMQTREELYHYLGYHEYEQKLDKLFSGE is encoded by the coding sequence ATGAAGCCAGGACAGCGATTTCGTCAGGCGGTGACCGACAATCACCCATTGCAGATTGTGGGCACGATTAATCCGTATTGCGCCATGATGGCGAAGCAGGTCGGGCATCAGGCGATCTATCTTTCAGGCGGCGGCATTGCCAATGCGTCTTATGGTTTGCCGGATCTGGGGATCACCACACTCAATGACGTGACTGAAGATGTCCGCCGCATCACTGCGGCCTGTGATTTGCCCTTGCTGGTGGATATCGATACCGGTTTTGGTGGCGCTTTCAATATCGCCCGCACGACTCGTGAAATGGAGCGCTCCGGGGCGGCGGCGGTCCACATGGAAGACCAGGTGGCGCAGAAACGCTGTGGCCACCGTCCGAATAAAGCCATTGTCAGCCAGGCTGAAATGGTTGATCGCATCAAAGCGGCTGTGGATGCCCGTCACGATGAAAGTTTTGTGGTCATGGCGCGCACCGATGCTCTGGCGGTCGAAGGGATGGATGCTGCGATTGAGCGTGCGATTGCCTGTGTTGAGGCCGGTGCGGATATGATTTTCCCCGAGGCCATGAATACGCTGGCGCAGTACCGGCAGTTTGTGGATGCGGTCCAGGTGCCTGTGCTGGCAAACATCACGGAATTTGGTCAGACCCCGTTGTTTTCCTGCGATGAACTGGCGGAGCAGGGCGTGGGCATGGTGCTGTATCCGCTGTCGGCCTTCCGGGCCATGAACCAGGCGGCGCTCAATGTGTATCAGCATTTACGGGCCGACGGACATCAGCGTCAGGTGGTGGATCAGATGCAAACCCGCGAGGAGCTTTATCACTATCTTGGCTATCATGAGTATGAGCAAAAGCTGGATAAACTTTTCAGCGGTGAGTGA
- a CDS encoding GntR family transcriptional regulator, with translation MTDRKRDSAKEPTKSNSLLEVLVERIVTGVFPAGSKISEPELARQFEVSRGPLREAMMRVESLGLVERIPHVGARVVALSPEKLVEIYAVREALEGMAARQACEHITDAEIEGLAVLLDTHQAHIEQVDGASYFHQHGDFDFHYRIIQASRNSKLISLLCDELYHLLRMYRFQSPRSHSRPERALNEHIQILSAIRDRDGELAEMLMRRHILRSRRLIESQLKHEASRHKPRS, from the coding sequence ATGACAGACCGAAAGCGCGACAGTGCGAAAGAGCCGACGAAATCGAACAGTCTGCTGGAAGTGCTGGTCGAGCGCATTGTGACCGGTGTTTTTCCGGCGGGCAGTAAAATTTCAGAGCCCGAACTGGCCCGGCAGTTTGAAGTCAGTCGCGGGCCGCTCCGTGAAGCCATGATGCGGGTCGAATCGCTTGGACTGGTCGAGCGTATTCCTCATGTTGGCGCGCGCGTCGTTGCACTCAGCCCGGAGAAGCTGGTCGAGATTTATGCAGTGCGCGAAGCACTGGAAGGCATGGCTGCACGGCAGGCGTGCGAGCACATCACAGACGCAGAAATTGAAGGGCTGGCAGTATTACTGGATACCCATCAGGCTCATATCGAGCAGGTCGACGGGGCGTCTTATTTTCATCAGCACGGTGATTTTGATTTTCATTACCGCATTATTCAGGCAAGCCGGAACAGCAAACTGATCAGTTTGTTATGCGATGAGCTTTATCACCTGCTGCGGATGTACAGGTTTCAGTCGCCGCGTTCGCATTCCCGTCCCGAACGCGCCCTGAACGAGCATATTCAAATCTTATCCGCCATACGAGACCGTGACGGAGAGCTGGCAGAAATGCTGATGCGTCGCCATATCCTGCGGAGCCGGCGTCTGATTGAAAGTCAGTTAAAGCACGAAGCATCCAGACATAAACCAAGGAGTTGA
- the prpC gene encoding 2-methylcitrate synthase: protein MTATHSVQADNQQTADKDHSRNQPLGGAGLRGQSAGSSALCTVGKTGTGLTYRGYDITDLAHHAQFEEVAYLLLKGKLPTQSELDQYKATLKAKRGLPDALKTVLETIPADAHPMDVMRTGCSVLGNLDQETDFSQQADKTDTLLAMLPAIICYWYRYSHDGIRIETASQTQDCTGGYFLEMLTGEAPSELHKQVMHCSLILYAEHEFNASTFTARVCASTLSDLHSCITAAIGSLRGPLHGGANEAAMAMIEHWKTPDEAEANILKMLANKEKIMGFGHAIYRESDPRNALIKAWSSKLAQDVGDTRLYAVSERVEAVMKREKGLFANADFFHASAYHFMGIPTQLFTPIFVMSRVTGWAAHVYEQRANNRIIRPSADYIGPDHQDWLPIEQRR from the coding sequence ATGACTGCGACCCATTCAGTGCAAGCGGACAATCAACAGACGGCAGACAAGGATCATTCACGCAATCAACCCTTGGGGGGCGCAGGTCTGCGTGGTCAGAGTGCGGGAAGCTCGGCACTGTGCACCGTGGGTAAAACGGGAACGGGCCTGACCTACCGGGGATATGACATCACCGATCTGGCACATCACGCACAGTTTGAAGAGGTGGCTTATCTGCTGCTGAAAGGCAAACTGCCCACTCAGTCTGAACTGGATCAGTACAAAGCAACCCTGAAAGCAAAACGCGGATTACCGGATGCACTGAAAACCGTGCTGGAAACGATCCCGGCCGACGCGCATCCGATGGATGTGATGCGAACCGGCTGTTCTGTGCTGGGGAATCTGGATCAGGAAACTGACTTCAGCCAGCAAGCCGATAAAACCGATACCCTGCTGGCCATGCTGCCCGCGATCATCTGTTACTGGTATCGCTACAGTCATGACGGCATCCGGATTGAGACGGCCAGCCAGACTCAGGACTGTACCGGCGGTTATTTTCTGGAAATGCTGACGGGCGAAGCCCCCTCTGAACTTCACAAACAGGTGATGCACTGCTCGCTGATTCTGTACGCAGAACATGAATTCAATGCATCCACCTTTACGGCGCGCGTCTGTGCCTCGACTCTGTCTGATCTGCATTCCTGCATCACCGCCGCCATTGGCAGCCTCCGCGGGCCGCTGCACGGCGGGGCGAATGAAGCCGCAATGGCGATGATTGAACACTGGAAAACACCAGATGAAGCAGAAGCCAATATCCTGAAAATGCTGGCAAACAAAGAAAAAATCATGGGGTTCGGGCACGCGATTTACCGGGAATCGGATCCCCGCAATGCGCTGATCAAAGCCTGGTCCAGCAAATTGGCACAGGATGTGGGAGACACCCGGCTGTACGCTGTTTCTGAGCGGGTCGAAGCTGTGATGAAACGTGAGAAAGGCTTGTTTGCCAATGCGGATTTCTTTCATGCCTCGGCGTACCATTTTATGGGCATTCCGACCCAACTCTTCACCCCGATTTTTGTCATGAGCCGGGTAACGGGCTGGGCAGCGCATGTGTATGAGCAGCGTGCCAATAACCGGATTATCCGTCCGAGTGCCGATTATATCGGGCCGGATCATCAGGACTGGCTGCCGATTGAACAGCGTCGATGA
- a CDS encoding SDR family oxidoreductase gives MTFQNKTVWITGASSGIGQALAEQFAAQGANVILTARRKERLDTILAGLAPGKHRIVPLDLSQPERLLQDLPSILDEIGRVDILINNAGISQRSLFLENEFKVYRQLMEVNYFGLVAMTKAVLPRMIEAGGGSVVSISSVAGKVGSKLRTGYSGSKYAVVGFMDCLRAEVSEYGIHCLTICPGSVRTAIAHHSLNGQGVAQNKPEPSIENGMDPDEAAKQMLKAIAARKDEVVIGQGISGWAPTIKRFFPQLFNLMTAKMSYR, from the coding sequence ATGACGTTTCAGAATAAAACCGTTTGGATTACAGGTGCGTCGTCCGGTATCGGACAGGCGCTGGCGGAGCAGTTTGCAGCGCAGGGCGCGAACGTTATCTTAACCGCGCGTCGGAAAGAGCGGCTGGACACCATTCTTGCCGGGCTGGCGCCAGGCAAGCATCGGATTGTACCGCTGGATTTATCGCAGCCCGAGCGGTTGCTTCAGGATCTCCCGTCCATATTGGATGAGATTGGCCGGGTGGACATTCTGATAAACAATGCAGGCATCTCGCAACGCAGCCTGTTTCTGGAGAACGAATTCAAAGTTTACCGCCAGTTAATGGAAGTGAATTATTTCGGACTGGTCGCGATGACGAAAGCGGTGCTGCCCAGAATGATTGAAGCCGGTGGCGGCAGCGTGGTGTCGATCAGCAGTGTGGCCGGGAAAGTGGGTTCAAAGCTCAGAACCGGCTATTCCGGATCCAAGTACGCTGTGGTCGGTTTTATGGATTGCCTGCGGGCCGAAGTCAGCGAATACGGTATTCACTGCCTGACGATTTGCCCCGGCTCTGTCCGCACTGCCATTGCGCATCATTCTCTGAACGGGCAGGGCGTTGCACAGAACAAGCCGGAACCCTCGATTGAAAATGGTATGGATCCTGATGAAGCCGCTAAGCAGATGCTTAAGGCAATTGCGGCCCGAAAAGATGAAGTGGTAATCGGTCAGGGGATCAGCGGTTGGGCACCAACCATCAAGCGGTTCTTTCCGCAGCTGTTTAATCTGATGACGGCAAAAATGAGCTATCGTTAA